Proteins encoded by one window of Anopheles maculipalpis chromosome 2RL, idAnoMacuDA_375_x, whole genome shotgun sequence:
- the LOC126558610 gene encoding uncharacterized protein LOC126558610, whose protein sequence is MMPARSCSMVLVVALIATIASGASIASNLVEEERPRIASSEELLSSIVNECFDGASVMGCLKGKVLLYLDGMLGLREEEARSFNERNVDEVIFDRVGRVLATHEIRVQLPEDTVVSYRADKGLDIDVLPAGLATEAARGHLLKKKLLLPVLLLLKLKMKALMPIFLGLIGLKAMKALILSKLAITLVLGFLIAQLVKKSGLGMPMSMMPMMPPAPAAEYGAPVPASSTPASSYEPSSWESSSGPYSRLWEPSTSGSSHNLAYSSYYPSSSGSSSYTAYNAGSSSSSSVGSGSSSSSSSPSSGSSSSSSSSSNAAHAY, encoded by the exons ATGATGCCAGCTCGATCCTGTtcgatggtgttggtggtagcTCTCATTGCTACCATCGCTTCGGGAGCTTCGATTGCGTCCAATCTGGTCGAGGAGGAGCGACCAAGAATCGCGAGCAGCGAGGAACTGTTATCTTCGATTGTGAACGAGTGCTTCGATGGTGCCTCGGTGATGGGTTGCCTGAAGGGCAAAGTGCTGCTGTATCTGGACGGTATGCTGGGACTTCGAGAAGAGGAAGCACGTTCCTTCAACGAGCGCAACGTCGATGAAGTGATCTTCGATCGTGTTGGACGTGTGCTGGCCACCCACGAGATCCGTGTTCAACTGCCGGAAGATACCGTCGTGAGCTATCGTGCCGATAAGGGATTGGACATTGACGTGCTCCCGGCAGGACTTGCTACTG AAGCGGCCCGTGGTCATTTACTGAAGAAGAAACTCCTGCTTccagtgttgctgctgctgaagctgaAGATGAAGGCGCTGATGCCGATCTTCCTTGGGCTGATCGGACTGAAGGCAATGAAGGCGCTTATCCTGTCCAAGCTGGCCATTACGCTTGTGCTCGGTTTCCTGATCGCCCAGCTCGTGAAGAAGTCCGGACTCGGTATGCCCATGTCGATGATGCCCATGATGCCACCAGCTCCGGCCGCTGAGTATGGAGCGCCTGTGCCCGCTTCCTCTACGCCTGCCTCCAGCTATGAACCCTCGTCCTGGGAATCATCGTCCGGACCGTACTCTCGCCTGTGGGAACCGTCcacatccggatcgtcccatAACCTCGCGTACAGCTCGTACTACCCCAGCTCGAGCGGTTCCAGCTCGTACACGGCATACAATGCTGGCTCTAGCAGCTCGTCGTCAGTCGGCTCCGGTagctcctcctcttcctcctctccttcctcaggatcctcctcctcgtcctcTTCCTCGTCGAATGCAGCGCACGCTTACTAG